A region of the Gopherus flavomarginatus isolate rGopFla2 chromosome 3, rGopFla2.mat.asm, whole genome shotgun sequence genome:
GCCAGAGATCTAAGATGACCCTTGGTTGCCAGGCTGGCAGCATAACAAGGGCAGCATGCAAGATCATAGGGAGAGAGCTAGCTTCTACTAGTAGCACTCGCTGGCCAATCAAGGAGTGTCACTGACAAGCTCCAAAGTCATAGCTACACTAATTGGGGGCTCGTTTGCAGGGATtagagaggttaaaaaaaacccttttctaaAAGCAAACAGCTTTCAGCAGCTCTAATTACAAAGGCTCTATGATAGAGAGGGTGAGGATCAGCCACAAATCCTTTCATACCCTGAGAAACTTGTTCATTGTTACATAAACTGTTGCTTGTTAGGTAAAAAGAAGAGtgggttgtgtttgtttttaaaattagcaCAGCATTTAGGAGGCATTCATCAACATGGTACAGTATCATGGAATACTTTCCAAGGTGTGAATACAGCAGAAAATACACTTCCTCCCCCGGAAGGGAGTGTATAGTCCAAGATACTCACCTACATACCCATGTGGCACAGGTTACCTATCTATAACCAGGTACTAATGTGCTGTCCCACCCACCTTGAAAAAAACACTGCGGTATAAGATGGCTAAACTTGAGGTGTCAACAGCTTATAAAGCAGGAGAGTTCAGAACCTGCAGTTAGTTGTATCTGACATCTGATTCTCTACATTGCATTGTCAGGATGAGACTTGAACATAGAAGCAAAACCAAATCAAACCAAAAAATAAACCCCCAAAACACGCTAGTGGCTTCTTTAGGTCcaaattgactttagtgggagccgTGTATGCACAATCAAGGACAGATTTTGGCTGAAACACACTAAAAGCTATCAAATGATTTCCAATCTAAAAATTCCAAATTGCTCAGGTACTACTGATACAGAATATCTTGCATACCATACCATTGACATTAATGTCCAGtctttgtggcagggaccatctttttgttctgttagtacagtgcctagcataaaaTGGTTCTGGCCCATTATTAGGGCTCCTAGCTGCTACAGCACTAAgtgaaacaataataataatattgaaaAAGTGTTTTTACATGGAAATCTGTAGAAAGTCTAGATGACAAAAGAAATAATCACAAACTTGTGCCTCTTTAATATGTAGTATTTGTATTTGCCCTATTATGTGGTTATGATACattctagcaatatttttatggtCTCAGAATACTACATTATCAGattgtattaatttaaaattattaagAGAGAATATTGGTTATTAATGGTTACATACATACAGCTCCACTCTATTAACCTAACTTTAATAAAATGGCATTTCTGTACCATTAACACAACATGAAGTGATTGTACAATCTACAGtctaatcagaaaaaaatatctaCATGCAAATATGAACTTTCCTGaatctatttaaaagaaaagagataTGTGACTAGCCTAACTAGACACTAGAGGTCTCTCTTACACCATCATTTGTTCTCATTTCATTGGTAGAACTGAAAGGTGAGCCTGATTGTGGGTGAAGGCTCAGACTCAAACATCACAATGCAGCATCACAGTGTCACCACAtacaagggggagggatagctcagtggtttgagcattggcctgctaaacccagggttacgaattcaatccttgagggagccacctagggaactggggtaaaaatatgtctggggattggtcctgctttgagcagggggttggactagatgatctcctgaggtcccttccaaacctaatcttccatgattctatAATTACATAGGCTTTATAGAGCACTGTATACCATTGAAGCATTATATTAACAATAATCTAATTTGAGCTTCATAGCAGTCTCCCAACCAATACACTCTACCAAAATGCTCTCATCTCGGATCCTATGGCACAGTGTAAGAGGAGGTGCACTCATCCAGTTTTGGGTTGGTCCACTAACTGAACCAGTTCCCAACATAAATTAAAGAAGCCTGATGGTTGATCTAATTTATGCTGACTACAGTTTTGAATGACCATTCTGGCAGCTGGGTCATAAGAGATCCCTAACCATGCCCCCTTGCCAACCCCTGTGTAGGAAGCTGGGACAGCTGCAAGGTGCAACAGTGTCTTTCGGTTACAGCAATTCTCAACCAGGGGGCCACAAACAAGATTCAGGGGTCTGCCAAGTAGGACCAGCATTAGATTTCCTGGGGCTCACGGCTAAAGCTCTGGAGCCCCACAGGGGCTGATGCCCCAGAGTCCCACTACCTGGGCGGAAGTGGAAGCCTGAGTAAAGGAGCTTtgcagggccctgggcaattgccctgctttctACTCCATAACACTGGTCCTGGctcttatatgcagaaaaacagttgtgacacaggtgggccatggaatttttatagcatgttgaggagTTGGGGAAGGCTTGGAAAGAAAAAAGTTGTGAACCCCTGCACTAGGTCACCTGAGAATTCCTAACTACCTGGGGAAATCCTTCAGTATTGTCTAAGCCAGCCTTAGGACGGCTTTCAGTCCAAAGTTGCCCTATCCAGATCAGGATCTGGAGCGTTGATTGAAACTCTCAGAGTAGCTGGCTTGTCATTTGCCTGATAAACACAGGTTATGAGTCTCGTCTTGTGAACATTTACTCCTGGGTAGAGGACCCACTaccatgaatagtcccattaaagTAACTGAGACTACTGACAATATTAAGTATTATACTAGTTCTGCACTTACAGAAACATAAAGATGTTCATAAAATCCAACAGATGTGCACAAAAAGCAACAGGAGAACTTGAAATGGTTTGGGAATTAGTAACTGATTCGGATAAGGATCCATGATTAGCCAGAGATTACATCTCACAGATGCTGCACAAGTGTCCCTCCCTCAATACCTGATGCAAAAGACTGTTGTACCTTGGAGATACACCTTGTGATTACTGGCACATATCAGAAACACTTCTAGAGGGTGGAGTGTTACTTCCCCATTCAGAACTAATTTGCATGTGCCTGTGCCCCAGGCTGCCTTGGTAAAATTTTGCatatgcagtattgccaacctcaagagatcaaaaataaGGGGTCAACCCCACTCCCATAATGAAACTGGCccataaaaatcatgattttttaaaattacaagtaATATTTTTAGTGTTTTGACATTTTAACCTCTATTCCTTTGCCAATATGTGTGTGATAATTTCAGATTGAAAAGTCAATCGTTAATGAACTCAAAAACCACACACACCTCTCCCTGCCTGCTCAGATAAAGACTCCAGTACTTACCCTCTTCTCATCCCTAAGATAGGGGAACTGTCATCCATTTCCTGTTGTTGTCTTGACCCAGCAGCAACATTTCTGTCACAACCAATTTCCAAGAGTTGGCACCACCACCTTTCCCCCGTGCTTCCCCACCCACAGGCTGACGCAAGCTGACCTCTGATTCCCTCCACGGCCTACCCCCACACTATCCTCTGTACCTCCTCGGCTCCCTACTGCATGCCCCTCGAAACCACTAAACCTGCCTTCTGCTCCCCATCCTGATTTCACACAGGCTCTTCCGCTCCCCGCAGCCCCTCAACCACTTGGCAGCCGTTTTGCCTGGGGGCTGGCTTCAGCCCCTGGACATCCGAGGGCGATGATAACTTCAGCAAGGGCAGCTTGGCCGCCCCCCATGCCGATGGGCTGTCGGGACagggcagcccccgagctggttTCAGCCCCAGGGACAGTCACAGGAGATGGGGCCATTGTAAACAAGGACAAATTCATGAGTTGGCGCCTCGCGTCATGCTTCAGGAGACAGGTTAGAAAACAGCGCACGCGGGCAGCGCTGGCACACGGCTCTAGCCGCTGTGCGGGCTGCCAGGGCAACGccgcacctagcacaatgcaCGCACAACCCCACCCAAAGCCCCCGCGGCCCTCTGGGCTTTAGCACGCCTATGCACAATCTTCTTCCCCAAGCCTCCTTTTGGTCTCACAGGCCCCGCCCACTATGGGGCAGTTTATCCAATTAAGCAAAGCTCCAGAGTGACGTCAGCACAGATGTTAGCCCCCTTTGCTTATTTGCTGTCCCTGTGGAACGCCCCGCCTCCTGGAGCCGACTGAGTCCTTCCGCCCCGCCTCCTCGAGAGTCTCCGCTCTGTTTGTTGGGTAAGCGAGGCGCGGTGTGCGCGCACCGGCCCTGGGCAAGGAGGCTGCGCAGGCGcgctggggagaggaggcggagCCGCAGTGAGTTGGGTCTGGGCGCCGGGGACCGCAGCCTGTCGAGCAGCGGCGCGACTCCGAGGTGAGTGGGGAGGGGCCGCCCCGTTTGGGGCTCCCAGCCGAGCGCGCCCGGCCAGCGCCCTTTAAGCGAGATTCGGCTCGGCTGAGCCCGGCCGGCGGCGGGGCCAGCGGCGTTGGTCGCTGCGGCCGGGCGGGGCCGACGATAGGCTAGGCGGCAGGCCGGGCCGGCGAGGCGGGGGGCTCTTCTGCTCAGCACCCGGACGCCGCTCCGCCCGTCCCGCCAGCTGCGCTGGGGCAGAGCCGCTCAGCCCTGTGCAGCGCGGGCTGTCCACATAGCGAACCTGGCTGGAAGGGCCCGTGCCGGGGCTGAAAGCAGGACACAGCAGTCCCCAGTACGGTATTGAGCTGCTCCGTGCATGGGAGAGGCGCCCAGCTGCCTGTTCTGTGAACTGACCCAGGCCGGATTGACGGCAGCTGTAGTGCTAGTCACTTACTCCCCGTGTGTGGTGACAGACTACATGGCTTGCGGACTGGGACTAGGAATCGGTTTGAAAGCCTCTCCCTGTTCTCTTTGGTCTGTGTGTAAATAGGGACTGGGCAATACTTGACTCACCGTCGTAGCTCCTGTAAAATTCACCTCTAAAGATGATTACACCTACGTTATAGTAGTGGCTAGTTCttcttttgacttttttttttttctctttaagcaGAACTTCTCCCAGAAGTCCTGAATCCAGGAGTGGAAAGTTCCCATTCCACAATGATGAATGCTGACATGGATGGTAGAAGGCCTTTATTCTTCTTAACTAATATTCTTTAGTGTAATAGCTAATTTTGCCAGAAATACTGCACTAAAGTTTGTGGTTTATTGCAGCTATTGAGGCTGAAAATCAAGTGGAACTGGAAGAAAAAACACGTCTTATTAATCAAGTTTTGGAACTGCAGCATACACTGGAAGGTTAGCAGTTTGCCATCCTAGAATGTTACAATGTTGAACAGCATGCAGCTATTTGTAGGGAGACTCCTTATATTCTATAGTAACGCTTAATCCACTGATCAAAAGGGCAGTCTATGTACTGCTGCCCCTGATCTTTATCCAAGGGAATGTTTACTGCCCAATGCAGAGTAAGATACATATACATGATGGACAGATACTTCATTGGCATCAAACAAcatatttttctgtttatttgtaTGACGTAGTGTCCAAGCCTTTTGATATGCTCTCAAAAGTCAAAGTGGACCAGTTTCAGTAACATTTCTTTTAGCCATAGACAAAATATGCTTGTGGATAAGTTTATTAATGCTTGAAGTTCTGCAAATTTCTGTGGCTGCTTAGTCAGCAGTAGATAAGCATGTTAGCACCTGAAAAATTAGGTGAATGTCACAAAATAAATCTACAATTGAAATCTTAGAGACCAGAAACAGAAAAGTGAAGGATAATTAATAGAATGAGATAGTTGGATAACAAGTTTGCCATATGATAACACTATCATGTTGCAAATAACTTGATTTGGCAAAAGACTGTTGGATGACACTTATGCTACTGTGGTGTTTCATATGTATTGCAGTTTTACCCTATGTAAAAACTTGATTTGGGTGCATCACATGGCTTAAGCGCCTCCTACAttaaagacaattttttttttttatagatcTGTCAGCACGAGTA
Encoded here:
- the SCOC gene encoding short coiled-coil protein, translating into MMNADMDAIEAENQVELEEKTRLINQVLELQHTLEDLSARVDAVKEENLKLKSENQVLGQYIENLMSASSVFQTTDTKSKRK